GCTCCTCAATATCTTTATCATCAACGAGTTTGCCTGTCTTTAAACACCTTTTACCGCTAAAATCAAATTCCTTGGTTTCGTATTTAAAGTTAAATTTCTTACTTACTGCCTTTATAACTTTTAACCCCTCATTGACTACTTCAGGGCCAGTGCCATCTCCCGGGATAACTGCAATTTTATACATTCTTATTTACCTTTCTTGCTTTTAACATAATTCAAAAGCCCGCCCTTCTCTACGATTTCTTGTAAGAATTTCGGGAAGGCCTCTGTTTTATAGCTTTTATTTTTGGTTATATTCCTAATTACTCCACTTGATAAATCTATCTCCAAATCATCTCCTTCAGAAATTTCTTCCGGATTTTCTATCTCTAAAAATGGCAAGCCTACATTTATAGCGTTACGGAAAAAAATACCCGCGAAACTCTTTGCTAAGACCGCGGAAATTCCACAACCCTTGATAGCTACCGGTGCGTGCTCACGGGATGACCCACAGCCGAAATTCTTTCCGGCAACCATAATATCCCCTACATTTATTTTCTTTACAAAATCAGGGGCAATTGCCTCCATGCAGTGGCTGCCTAATTCTTTCTCGTTGGTAGTCACTAGATATTTAGCGGAAATAATATCGTCCGTATTAACATCATCGCCAAATTTATGAGCCTTACCTTTAATAATCATAACTTACACCTTATCAGGATGTGTAATTACACCCGTAACTGCCGAAGCAGCAGCTACAGCAGGATTAGATAAATATACGAAAGACTTTGGGCTTCCCATTCTTCCGATAAAATTTCGGTTAGTAGTTGCAATCGCAACTTCACCTTCGGTTAAAATCCCAACATGCCCGCCAAGGCAAGGCCCGCAAGTAGGAGTTGAAAAAACTCCTCCTGCTTTAACAAAGATTTCCACCAAGCCCTCTTTCACAGCTTCCAGATAAATCTTCTGTGTTGCAGGAATAACAATTAATTTCAATCCCGGAGCAATTTTCTTGCCTTTTAATATTGAAGAAGCAATCCTTAGGTCTGAAATTCTTCCGTTTGTACACGAACCAATAACCACCTGATCAACTTTAATGTTGCTTAATTCGCTAACGCGTTTAGTGTTACTCGGCAGATGGGGGCAAGATACAATCGGCTCTAAATCGGAAACATCCCATTCATATACCTTCTCGTATCGCGCATCATCATCCGACTCGTAATATTTAGCTTTACGCTTAAATTTAGAAACGTATTTTTTAGTAATTTCATCGGGTGCGATAAGGCCAGCCCTTGCGCCAGCTTCTATTGCCATATTTGACATGGAAAATCTATTATCCATGCTTAGCTTTTCAATAACCGGGCCGCAAAATTCCATTATCTTATATAAAGCGCCGTCAACTCCAATTTTCCCGATAGTAAACAAAATCAAATCTTTCCCGCCGACCCATTTATTTAATTTTCCTTTATAAACAAACTTTATAGTCGGTGGAACTTTAAGCCAAATCTTTCCATCAACAAATGCGCGCGCAAGGTCAGTTGAGCCAATCCCCGTAGAATAACAGCCCAAAGCTCCATAGGTACAAGTATGCGAATCAGCTCCAATTACCAAATCTCCCGGCAGAACTAAACCTAACTCAGGCAATAATGCATGCTCAATACCCATACAGCCAATTTCAAAATAATTCTTAATACCTTGCTCTTTGGCAAAATTAGCTAAAATCTTACATTGATTTGCACTCTTTAAGTCTTTTGCCGGGGCAAAATGATCCGGCACAAGCACGATTTTATTTTTATCAAAAACTTTCTTAAACCCTGCTTTCTTGAATTCTTCTATCGCAATGGGCGCAGTAATATCATTACCCAAAGCTACATCAACTTTAGCTTCAATAAATTCACCCGGGGAAATAGACTTCTTGCCCGAATGATTCATTAATATTTTTTCTGCTATTGTATAACCCATTTTAGAAATTTAAGAAATTAACCTTTGAATTTTTTTACAACGAGAGTAGCATTATGCCCGCCGAAACCTAAAGAATTAGACATGCAAACACTAACTTCTGCCTTACGGGCGGTGTTAGGAACATAATCGAGGTCGCATTCCGGGTCGGGATGTTCATAATTTATTGTAGGAGGGATTATCCCATCTTTTATTGCCAAACAACAAACTACAAATTCTACTCCTCCGGCTGCACCCAAAAGATGGCCGGTCATTGATTTAGTAGATGAAACCATTACTTTCTTAGCATGAGCACCTAAAGCCAACTTTATAGCTAATGTCTCAACTTTATCATTTAATTTAGTGGAAGTTCCGTGCGCATTGACATAGGTGACCTCTTCCGGATTCAGATGCGCATCCTTTAATGAAATCTTCATAGCGCGCGCAGGGCCATCTCCAGTTGGCTCAGGGGCAGTCATATGATATCCATCGCAAGACATGCCATATCCTGCCATTTCAGCATAAATATGCGCATTTCTTTTTTTGGCGTGTTCGTAAGTTTCTAAAACAACTATCCCGCATCCCTCTGCCATAACAAAACCATCCCTGTCTCTTTCAAAAGGCCGCGATGCTTTCTGAGGTTCGTTATTGCGCGTTGAAAGTGCTTTTAACGCGCAAAATCCTCCAACACCAGTTGGGACAACAGAACTTTCTGTGCCTCCACAAATCATAACATCGGCATCGCCGCGGGCTAAAATCCTGAAAGCATCCCCAATAGAATGAGAGCCAGATGCACAAGCAGTAGCAACGCAAGAATTAGGGCCTTTCAAGCCAAAAGTAATGCCGATCTGGCCTGCTGCTTCATTAACAATCAACATTGGAATCAAAAAAGGTGATAATCGAGAAACACCTTTATTCAAATAAACGCTGTGTTCTTTCTCAATAATATCAAGCCCTCCGATACCAGAGCCGACAATAACACCAATCCTGTTTCTATCTTCTTTATTCAAATCAATACCCGAATCTTTAATCGCCTGAAAAGTGCTTGCAACTGCAAACTGCACAAATCTATCCATGCGTTTGGTATCTTTAAGAGAGATTCCGTATAGCGCGGGTTCAAAAGTTTTCACCTCTGCGGCAATGCGAGAATCAAAGTTAACAGGATCAAAAGAAGTCAAAGGCCCAACACCGCTTTTTCCTTCTTTCATAGCCTTCCAAAAAGACGCAATATCATTCCCAACCGGAGTGATCACGCCTAAACCAGTAACAACTACTCTTTTCTCTTCCATATGCTTTTATAAAATTTACCCCGCTTAAAAGAAAAGCGGGGTAAAATAGCTATATTTTTTTTAAGAAACTATTTATTTCCAGATTTTTCTTCAATGTACTTAACAGCATCTCCAACGGTTGTAATCTTCTCTGCATCTTCATCTGGTATTTCAATACCAAACTCTTCTTCCAATGCCATGACTAATTCTACAGTATCCAAAGAATCGGCACCTAAGTCATCAACGAATGATGCCTCAGGAGTTACTTCTTCCGGTTTTACTCCCAGCTGTTCTGCTATTATTGATTTAACCTTATCTTGTACTGCCATTCTTTTTTCCTCCTTGTTATGAAACTTATACCATAACCATTCCGCCGTCAACTACAATAGTTTGGCCGGTTATATAACTGGAATCTTCTGACGCCAAGAATAAACAACACGCTGCAACATCTTCAGGCGTGCCAAACTTATCTAGCGGGATAACTTCCTTCATTTTCTGCTTTACTTCTTCAGGAAGCTTTGCCGTCATTTCTGTCTGGATGAACCCAGGAGCAACCGCATTGACGTTTACGTTTCGTGAAGCCAGTTCTTTTGCCGTAGTTTTTGTAAGAGCAATTATCCCTGCTTTTGAAGCGGCGTAGTTTGCTTGTCCTGCATTTCCGATTATACCGATAATTGAGGCAATGTTAACTATCCTGCCGAATCTTGCTTTTATCATCGGTTTGGATACAGCTTTTGTGCAATTAAATGTGCCTTTTAAATTCACATTTATGACTGCATCCCACTCTGGCTGGCCCATTCTTAACAAAAGATTATCTTTTGTTATCCCAGCATTGTTAACTAATATATCAACCTTTCCAAATTTGTCAAGAATTTTATTTATCGCTTCCTCTACTTTTGTAAAATCTGTCACATCCATCTGCAGCCCTAAGGTTTTCCTCCCTAAAGCTTCAATTTCAGCACAAGTTTTCTCGGCGTCTGCCGGATTTACATCAGCTATAACAATATCTGCGCCCTCTTGGGCAAATCGCATAGCAATAGCTCTTCCTATTCCTCTTGCTCCACCAGTAATTAAAGCTACTTTATCTTTAAGACGCATATACTAGCTCCTTCCTAAACAATAATATCTGCTTTTTTCTCTACTGTTTTAACTTCAGCATTAACATCTATTCGCCGCATAAGCCCTTTTAACACTTTACCCGGGCCGAATTCAATAAATTTACTTACTCCTGAATTTAATATGAATTTCATTGAATCTTCCCAAAGCACGCTTGAAGCAACCTGCTTAATCAAATTCTCTTCAATTTCAAATGCTGAGGCAACAGGCTTTCCGCTTACATTGCTAATAACGGGAATACGAGGAGCATTAATTTTAACGCTATCTAATTCTTTAGCCAGCTTTAAAGTAGCTCCTTTCATAAAAGAAGAGTGGAACGCACCGCTTACATCCAAAATAATAGCCATCCTTGCTCCAATTTCCTTGGCTAATTTTACTGCCTCCTCTATTCCAGAAGGGCTTCCGGATATCACAATCTGTCCGGGGCAATTAATATTCGCTATTTCTGTATTAGTTTTTGCACAAACCTCTTTAACCTTAGAAAGATCAAGGCCAATCAGAGAAGCCATCTTACCGGGATTCTTAAGCGCTTCTTCTTCCATGTATTCACCGCGGCGCCTTACCAGATAAATAGCATCTTCAAAACTAATCGCTCCAGCTGCAACCAACGCCGAGTACTCGCCTAAGCTTAACCCAGCAACAAACTTAACTTGTGCCTTGTCACTTGTGCCTTGTGCCTTATAAGCTTCCAAAGCAGCAATACTTGCCGCAACAATCGCTGGCTGGCAATTTTTAGTCTTAGTAAGTTCTTCTTGCGGGCCTTCAAAACAAAGCTTGGATATTGAAAATCCTAAAACTTTGTCCGCCTTATCAAATACAGCCTTACTTTCGGGGAAAGACTCATAGAGGTCTTTGCCCATACCTATATATTGTGCGCCTTGCCCTGCAAAAAGATAAGCTACCATTTAATAACACAAGCTCCCGAAACAAGGCCCGCGCCAAAAGCGTCCAAAAGGACAATATCTCCTTTTTTGACTCTTCCTTCTTTAACTGCTTCGCACAAAGCTATGGCAGTTGACGCTGAAGACATATTGCCGTATCTTTCAATATTCAAATATATTTTGTCTTCCCCTAAACCTAATTTCTTTGCAACCGCCATAATAATCCGGGAATTTGCTTGATGCGGTATGATTAAATTTACATCGGAGAATTTTAGATGGGCTTGTTTTAAAACAGTTTCTGCCGCTTCAGTCATACTTTTAACCGCTATCTTAAATAATTCATTGCCCTGCATCTTTATAAAATGCATCCTCTTAGCAACCGTTTCAGCTGTAGCAGGATGCTTTGAACCGCCTGCGGGAACATTTAACAAATCAACCTTTGTCCCATCGCAGCCAAGATATGTTGAAATAATGCCGCCGCCATTTACTTCTGCCAACACAGCAGCTCCTGCTCCATCACCGAATAAAACACAAGTATTCCTATCTTCCCAATCAGTTACGGAAGATAGCATCTCAGCTCCAATAACTAATGCATTTTTATAAGCACCCTGTGAGATAAATTGCTGCGCTATAGATATAGCATAAACAAACCCTGCACAGGCTGCAGAAACATCAAAACATACTGCTTTCATCGCCCCAAGTTTTGCCTGCAAAATACAAGCTGTTGCAGGGAATTGCATATCTGGGGTTATTGTTGCGACGATAATTAATTCAATATCTTCCGGCTTTAATTTTGCATCCTCAATTGCTTCTTTAGCTGCCCCTAACCCTAAATCAGAAGTAACTTCATTCTTAGCAGCTAACCTTCTTTCTTTAATGCCGGTCCTGGTCGTAATCCATTCATCAGAAGTATCTACCATTTTCTCAAGGTCAGCATTAGTCAAAACCTTTTGAGGCAAATATTTTCCTAAACCGATTATCCCAACTTTTTTCATTTATTTTACCTTAAGCTATTTGACTCAGGCCTGTTTTTGATGAAGGGAACTTATTGCTTCCACGATCTTTTTGTTAACTTGCCTCTCTACTTCCTCTTTAGCTACCCTAATCGCGTTTTTTATCGCCCTTGCATGAGACCTGCCATGACCAATTATTACAACACCATTAACTCCTAATAAAGGAGCTCCACCAAATTCTGCATAATCCATCTCTTTTTTAAACTTAATAAATGTATTCTTCAAAAGAAGGATGCCAATTTTTCCCAAGAGATTAGTTTTTAAAAGATGGCGTTTCAAAAATACCTGTATTGCTTCGGCAGTGCCTTCCGTAACCTTTAATGCAACATTCCCCACAAAGCCATCGCAAACAATTACATCACATTTACCTGTAAAAAGAGCCTTTCCTTCAATATTACCTATAAAATTAATATTACTTTTAGAAAGCAGCTCGTAAGTTTCTTTCACAAAACCAGTACCCTTGCTTTCTTCTTCGCCGACATTTAAAAGGCCAATACTTGGATTCTTGATATTAAATATATTCTGCAAATAAGCGCTACCCATGATGCCGTATTGCAATAAATGTAACGGCTTAGCGTCAATATTCGCACCAACATCAACAATCAAAGAAATGCCTTTTACGGATGGCGTAACAATAGCTATGCCTGGCCTCTCGACTTCGGGAAGGAGCCCCAAAAATAAAGTTGCAGCACAGACAACCGCCCCGGTATTTCCGGCGCTAAAAAAAGCATCTCCCTTGCCTTCTTTAACTAAATTAATCCCTATTGAAATTGAAGAATTTCGTTTTTTGCGGACACTGACTGCCGGAGACTCATGCATTTCAATTACTTCCGGAGCGTGATAAGTAGAGATTTTATCCTTAGGATAATTCTTCTTCTCTAAAAGCTGCTTTATCTTTGCCTCATCGCCTACAAGGACAACTTCCGTATCATATTGATTAACTGCTTCCACAACGCCATCAATCACAACTTCCGGCGCGTGATCCCCTCCCATAGCATCAACTATAATCTTCACGCCTAAACTCTCCTGTTAGTAATTACAATGATTAAAGATATTTTAGCGAAATTTATACTTTGCTTCTTATATCAAAGGATAAAATTAGCAGCTATAGTTTATTGCTTCTTGTGCTTCTTCTCTTTTACCTTAATCTCAATTACCTGCCTGCCGTCATAATAACCGCAGACCTTGCAAACCTGATGAGAAACTTTTGGTGTTTTGCATTGAGTACAAGGGACAAGAGTAGTCTTTGCTATCTTCCAATGCGTACGGCGCTTTCTGCCGCGCGTTGTTGAATGCCTTCTTTTAGGTAGTGCCACAGGAACATCCTCCTTCGTTTAAATTCTTGCCACATTTTACACAAAGCCCTAAGCAATTTTCCTTGCAGAGGAACTTTATGGGATAACCTACGATTATCTCTTCTCTTATATCCGGATCAAGATCAATCTTTGATTCCGTCTTGCTCACCGGATAATTAAATTTTAATTCCCGATTCAAATCAATTTCAAATTCTTCCAGACAACGGGCACAAACAGCATGAATCTTACCGGTTAGGTTTAAATCAACGCTAACCGCGTTACTTATCTTAGTTATAAACGCCCGCGCATTTATTAAACCCTGATACTTAATTAAATCGGTTTCAAGGTCCAAATCCGAAGGATTAATTTTTTCAATTAATGTTAAGCCTTCAATCGGTATGCTATTTATATCTATCTTCAAGCCGCAAATCCCTTCTGATAAAAATTACAACTTTCCTTTAAACTTATCCCTTAAGATTTCTTTTTAATTTCTTTTTCAGTTCCTTTTCCACGAAATCCGGCACAAACCTGGATACATCTGCGCCTAAAGATGCTGCTTCTTTCAACAGTTTAGAGGAAAGATAGCTGTAGGATTCATGAGGCATGAGGAAGATTGTTTCTACATCTGAAGCAAGTTTCCTATTTGTCAAAGCCATCTGGAATTCATATTCAAAATCCGAAATCATGCGAAGCCCGCGGATTAACACTTTGGCTTTCTTTTTACGGGCGAAATCTACAACTAAGCCGTCAAAATCAGTAATCTCAATCCCCGGCAAATCAACTGTTGCCTCCTTAAGCAATTTTACTCTTTCCTTAACGCTAAAAAGAGGTTTTTTATGGGGATTATGGGCAACTGCCACAATGACTTCCGAGAATATCTCTTGTGCTCTCTTAATAAGATCAATATGTCCGTAGGTAATCGGATCAAATGTCCCCGGATAAATAGCTTTTTGGCACATTAATTAACTATCCTTTAAGCTTTTCTATAGAAAGATAACACAGTATCGCCGTAAACAGCCTCTTTTATTAAAACCAGCTCTCCGTCTTCCTTGGGAAGCTGGTCTTTTTTAAAATGCTGAGCGACTATAAAACCATTGGGCGCTAATATATCACAAGGGCCTAACATTTGCAAGGTTTTTTTTGCCAAGCCCTCATAATAAGGAGGATCAAAGAAAATAATATCAAATTGGCGTTTTTCCTTGCGCAGGATTTCTATTGTTTTCTGGGTATCCATAGGATACAAGTCGCAATTTTGGAGCTTAAGGCTAAGTATATTCCTTTTTATAGAACGCAGGCTTTCTTTGTTAAATTCAACCAAAGTAACATGTTTGGCCCCTCTTGAAGCCGCTTCAAAGCCTACCGCACCAGTACCTGCGAAAAGCTCCAGGAAAGTCAGCCCTTCCATATCCCCTAAAATATCAAATATGGCTTTCCTCACCTTATTCTGAGTCGGCCTTATGCCTTTTGGCATATGGATAACCATGTTTCTATATTTACCTGTAATTATTCTCATACCCTTATCCTGCTGCCATCAGTTTCTCATATTCAGGAAACCTGTGCAGCAATTTTTCCTTTAATAACGCATTTTGATGCATATTAAGCGAAGGATCCAATTCTACAAGCTTCAACGCTTCTTCTCTTGCCTGTTTTAAAAGCTGCATCTGTATTAAAGGATTCCCTATTTTTAGCTCGCTTAAGCCCGATTGCCTTGCGCCAAAAAATTCCCCCGGGCCTCTTATTTTTAAATCTTCCTCGGCAATACGAAAGCCATCGCTAAATTTTACCATTGCTTCCATCCGCGCTTTCGCGTCATCATTTTGCGCCTCAGAAATGAGTATGCAAAAAGATTCAAACTTATCCCTGCCTACGCGGCCACGCAATTGATGCAATTGGCTTAAGCCAAACCTTTCTGCTGATTCAATAATCATACACGTTGCTTTCGGAATATCAATACCTACTTCTAAAACAGTAGTTGAAACCAGAAGATCCAATTTGCCATCCTTAAATTTCTGCATAATATCATCTTGCTCTTTTTGTTTCAACCTGCCGTGGATTAAACCTAATTTAAAATCCTTAAACTCTGTTTTTCTTAATTCATCATACATCTTCTTTGCACCGGCAATATCCAACATAAAAGATTCCTCAATCGTCGGATAAATAATATACGCCTGCATCCCCTTCTTTAACTCTTCTCTTGCAATTTCATACCCTGATTTTTTATTTTGCGGGGTAAAATGCA
This sequence is a window from Candidatus Omnitrophota bacterium. Protein-coding genes within it:
- a CDS encoding DUF177 domain-containing protein, whose amino-acid sequence is MKIDINSIPIEGLTLIEKINPSDLDLETDLIKYQGLINARAFITKISNAVSVDLNLTGKIHAVCARCLEEFEIDLNRELKFNYPVSKTESKIDLDPDIREEIIVGYPIKFLCKENCLGLCVKCGKNLNEGGCSCGTT
- a CDS encoding 3-isopropylmalate dehydratase small subunit, whose amino-acid sequence is MIIKGKAHKFGDDVNTDDIISAKYLVTTNEKELGSHCMEAIAPDFVKKINVGDIMVAGKNFGCGSSREHAPVAIKGCGISAVLAKSFAGIFFRNAINVGLPFLEIENPEEISEGDDLEIDLSSGVIRNITKNKSYKTEAFPKFLQEIVEKGGLLNYVKSKKGK
- the rsmD gene encoding 16S rRNA (guanine(966)-N(2))-methyltransferase RsmD gives rise to the protein MRIITGKYRNMVIHMPKGIRPTQNKVRKAIFDILGDMEGLTFLELFAGTGAVGFEAASRGAKHVTLVEFNKESLRSIKRNILSLKLQNCDLYPMDTQKTIEILRKEKRQFDIIFFDPPYYEGLAKKTLQMLGPCDILAPNGFIVAQHFKKDQLPKEDGELVLIKEAVYGDTVLSFYRKA
- the leuC gene encoding 3-isopropylmalate dehydratase large subunit — protein: MGYTIAEKILMNHSGKKSISPGEFIEAKVDVALGNDITAPIAIEEFKKAGFKKVFDKNKIVLVPDHFAPAKDLKSANQCKILANFAKEQGIKNYFEIGCMGIEHALLPELGLVLPGDLVIGADSHTCTYGALGCYSTGIGSTDLARAFVDGKIWLKVPPTIKFVYKGKLNKWVGGKDLILFTIGKIGVDGALYKIMEFCGPVIEKLSMDNRFSMSNMAIEAGARAGLIAPDEITKKYVSKFKRKAKYYESDDDARYEKVYEWDVSDLEPIVSCPHLPSNTKRVSELSNIKVDQVVIGSCTNGRISDLRIASSILKGKKIAPGLKLIVIPATQKIYLEAVKEGLVEIFVKAGGVFSTPTCGPCLGGHVGILTEGEVAIATTNRNFIGRMGSPKSFVYLSNPAVAAASAVTGVITHPDKV
- the fabF gene encoding beta-ketoacyl-ACP synthase II, translated to MEEKRVVVTGLGVITPVGNDIASFWKAMKEGKSGVGPLTSFDPVNFDSRIAAEVKTFEPALYGISLKDTKRMDRFVQFAVASTFQAIKDSGIDLNKEDRNRIGVIVGSGIGGLDIIEKEHSVYLNKGVSRLSPFLIPMLIVNEAAGQIGITFGLKGPNSCVATACASGSHSIGDAFRILARGDADVMICGGTESSVVPTGVGGFCALKALSTRNNEPQKASRPFERDRDGFVMAEGCGIVVLETYEHAKKRNAHIYAEMAGYGMSCDGYHMTAPEPTGDGPARAMKISLKDAHLNPEEVTYVNAHGTSTKLNDKVETLAIKLALGAHAKKVMVSSTKSMTGHLLGAAGGVEFVVCCLAIKDGIIPPTINYEHPDPECDLDYVPNTARKAEVSVCMSNSLGFGGHNATLVVKKFKG
- the fabD gene encoding ACP S-malonyltransferase — encoded protein: MVAYLFAGQGAQYIGMGKDLYESFPESKAVFDKADKVLGFSISKLCFEGPQEELTKTKNCQPAIVAASIAALEAYKAQGTSDKAQVKFVAGLSLGEYSALVAAGAISFEDAIYLVRRRGEYMEEEALKNPGKMASLIGLDLSKVKEVCAKTNTEIANINCPGQIVISGSPSGIEEAVKLAKEIGARMAIILDVSGAFHSSFMKGATLKLAKELDSVKINAPRIPVISNVSGKPVASAFEIEENLIKQVASSVLWEDSMKFILNSGVSKFIEFGPGKVLKGLMRRIDVNAEVKTVEKKADIIV
- the rpmF gene encoding 50S ribosomal protein L32, encoding MALPKRRHSTTRGRKRRTHWKIAKTTLVPCTQCKTPKVSHQVCKVCGYYDGRQVIEIKVKEKKHKKQ
- the coaD gene encoding pantetheine-phosphate adenylyltransferase, translated to MCQKAIYPGTFDPITYGHIDLIKRAQEIFSEVIVAVAHNPHKKPLFSVKERVKLLKEATVDLPGIEITDFDGLVVDFARKKKAKVLIRGLRMISDFEYEFQMALTNRKLASDVETIFLMPHESYSYLSSKLLKEAASLGADVSRFVPDFVEKELKKKLKRNLKG
- the acpP gene encoding acyl carrier protein translates to MAVQDKVKSIIAEQLGVKPEEVTPEASFVDDLGADSLDTVELVMALEEEFGIEIPDEDAEKITTVGDAVKYIEEKSGNK
- the plsX gene encoding phosphate acyltransferase PlsX, with translation MKIIVDAMGGDHAPEVVIDGVVEAVNQYDTEVVLVGDEAKIKQLLEKKNYPKDKISTYHAPEVIEMHESPAVSVRKKRNSSISIGINLVKEGKGDAFFSAGNTGAVVCAATLFLGLLPEVERPGIAIVTPSVKGISLIVDVGANIDAKPLHLLQYGIMGSAYLQNIFNIKNPSIGLLNVGEEESKGTGFVKETYELLSKSNINFIGNIEGKALFTGKCDVIVCDGFVGNVALKVTEGTAEAIQVFLKRHLLKTNLLGKIGILLLKNTFIKFKKEMDYAEFGGAPLLGVNGVVIIGHGRSHARAIKNAIRVAKEEVERQVNKKIVEAISSLHQKQA
- the fabG gene encoding 3-oxoacyl-[acyl-carrier-protein] reductase, producing the protein MRLKDKVALITGGARGIGRAIAMRFAQEGADIVIADVNPADAEKTCAEIEALGRKTLGLQMDVTDFTKVEEAINKILDKFGKVDILVNNAGITKDNLLLRMGQPEWDAVINVNLKGTFNCTKAVSKPMIKARFGRIVNIASIIGIIGNAGQANYAASKAGIIALTKTTAKELASRNVNVNAVAPGFIQTEMTAKLPEEVKQKMKEVIPLDKFGTPEDVAACCLFLASEDSSYITGQTIVVDGGMVMV
- a CDS encoding ketoacyl-ACP synthase III, whose product is MKKVGIIGLGKYLPQKVLTNADLEKMVDTSDEWITTRTGIKERRLAAKNEVTSDLGLGAAKEAIEDAKLKPEDIELIIVATITPDMQFPATACILQAKLGAMKAVCFDVSAACAGFVYAISIAQQFISQGAYKNALVIGAEMLSSVTDWEDRNTCVLFGDGAGAAVLAEVNGGGIISTYLGCDGTKVDLLNVPAGGSKHPATAETVAKRMHFIKMQGNELFKIAVKSMTEAAETVLKQAHLKFSDVNLIIPHQANSRIIMAVAKKLGLGEDKIYLNIERYGNMSSASTAIALCEAVKEGRVKKGDIVLLDAFGAGLVSGACVIKW